The Candidatus Atribacteria bacterium ADurb.Bin276 genome contains the following window.
CCAACTGTTATGGACATGAGTTTTGCCAACCAGGCTTTATCGGTGAAATATTTAAAAGAACAAGCAATCTCCCTTGAAAATCAAGTATATAAAGTTCCCGATGATATCGATATGAACGTTGCTGGTTTAAAACTATCTTCTTTATCTGTAAAAATTGAGGAACTCACTCCTCGTCAAAAAAAGTATTTGGCTTCGTGGGAGGAAGGAACTTAAGCTATTCGATAAAAACCAATCATCCATGAAGTTAAATTGTTAAATAAATGAAGAATTTTTTCCCTGTTTCGTCTTCAATAAGATGAAACCAAACGACCGAAGGGAGGACATGAAATGAATCAGTACGAATTAGGAATGGTTCTTCGATCAACTTTGACCGAAGAAGAAGTCAGTCAGGTTATTGAAAATGTAAAGTCTCGGATAGCAGAACTCGGAGGAGAATGCACCGGGACTAATTTATGGGGAAAGAGGCGTCTCGCTCATCCCATTAACAAACAAACTGAAGGAATTTACGTGTTTTTTAACTTCTCGCTTTCTCCCCAATCAGTTAAGGAACTGGTTAGAACTGTTCAGTTTATCGATTCGGCTCTACGTCATATCCTGGTGAAAGAAGAAAAGAAAAAGGTTGCTGTAAAAGAAAATAAACCAGTGGAAGCGACCGTAATTGAAGACAGTCCCGAGCCACAACCTGAGGAAGTTGAAGCTTCTGATCCTGAAAGTAACGATGAACAAACTCCATCTGAATAGGATCATCTTGATAGGTCAAATAACCGATAAACCAGAACTTCGTTATGTACCAAGTGGTTCTCCTATATGCTCTTTTTCGATTGAAGTGTTGAGAGAAAAACCAAGTTCGACCGGTACAGCAGAAGAATTCGATGTATTTCCGGTTATTGCTTGGAACGATCAAGCCCTCTATTGCAGCCAGTCAATCGAAAAAGGGAGTTGGGCTTATTGTGAGGGATCGTTACAAATACGCACCTTTGGTGAAGTGGGTGCTCAGAAAAAAACGACAGTTGAAGTGATTCTTAAAGATATTTTTCGACTTCAGCAATAAAAAGAATTTAAAATATTAAGAGAGGTTAGATACTGATGAGATCTGAGCGAGATTCAGGAAAAAGATTTTTTAGACGTTCAAGAAAGAAAAATTGTATTTTCTGTGTTGAAAAAGGTCCAATCGATTATAAGGATATCAATCGTTTGGGACGTTTTATTAGTGAAAGAGGGAAGATTGTTCCGAAAAGAGTTACCAGTGTTTGTGCTAAACATCAAAGGGAACTTTCAATAGCCATCAAAAGAGCTCGGGAAATTGGTTTACTTCCCTATTCGCTTGATTAAATTCGACTCGATTGAAAAAAAATGAGGAAACTCAGACCTACTGTTGAGGGAGCTTTCTTGGCTGCCTTAACAGTAGTTTTATATTTATCAAGTGTTTACCTACCATTATTCGGTTTCTTTTTAAGTTTTTTTTGTCCATTACCGGTATTGTTTTTAGTAGTTCGCTGGGATTTAAGAACTGGTGCTTTAGCTGCCGGTGTAGCCACTCTATTAGTCGCTTTTACCGGTTTAATTCCAGCTCTAATCTGTATTAGTTATACTCTGATTGGGATTTTTTTGGGATATGCAATCAAAAGGAAATATTCTTTTTTTGAAGTAATCGGTTTCGGCAGTTTGGTATCGCTTTTATCTAAGATTGCATTAATCGGTTTTGCACTCCTCATAACCGGAATCAACCCGATTGTTGAAAACCTTCAAATCATGGAGGAAGCCTTTCAAAGGACTTCTCAAGTGTTTGGAGGAATTGGGGAGGAAAACTTTCAGCAAATAGTAACCTTGATAAACCTTGCTCTTCCGGCAATATTAGTGGTAGCTTCCATACTTGATACCACCATTAATTTTTTTTTGGGATCATGGGTAGGGAAGAAAATCGGAATACCCTTTCCAGAATATCCAGCCTTTCGGAACTGGAAATTCCCGGTTTCGGTTTTTTGGATGTTTATCCTGAGTTGGATGTTTGTCTTGTTTGGCGGGGAAACCATTTACGGAAGAATCGGTCTCAACTTACAGATTGTAACGCAATCTCTTTTTATCGTTCAGGGAGTTGCCATTGTATATTACTTTCTGAGTCGCTATATTCAATCTCGTGGTGTAAAAATAATAATTCTTTTATTTGTGGTGTTCCAGCCAATATTTAGTACGATTTTAAGCTGGTTAGGAGTTCTCGATACCTGGTTTGATTTTAGAAAAATGAGCTCACCAAAGGGATAATGCGAAGGATCAGTTCTCATGCTGTTTTGGGCTAATAAGTTTGAGGATAGAGGTTTCTTTGCAGAAAAGGAGTGATATTATGCAACTTATACTTTTACAAAAAGTGGAAAACCTCGGTGATGAAGGTGATGTTATCGAGGTAAAAGAAGGATACGCTAGAAATTATCTCCTTCCAAAGAAATTGGCGATTAAAGCGACCAAGGGGAGTTTGACTCAAATTGATATTTTGAAGCGCAAGAAAAAGCAAAGAGAAGAAAAAGAGTTAGATGCTATTCGTCAGCTTCAAAAAAAGGTAGACGGATTACGTCTTGAATTTAATAGAAAAGCTGGAGAAAAAGGAAAACTTTACGGTTCAGTAACTTCCAAAGAAATTGCTGATAAAATTGGAGAAATATTAGAATTAGAATTGGATCGTAAATTTATTGATCTTCCAGAACCAATCAAAGACCTAGGTGAAACCGAAGTTAAACTCCATTTTGGCAAAGGTATTTATGGGTCAGTACAGGTTCAGATTATCCCCGAAGAAAGTGTTCAACCGGATGTTTCAAAAGAGGTGAAAGAATCCTGAGTATAGAAAGAGTACCTCCCCAAAGTCTCGAAGCGGAACAAGCGACCTTGGGTTCAATGTTATTGGAGAGGAACGCTCTTCTTAAAGCATTGGAAATTCTTCGACCGGAAGATTATTATTATGATAACCATCGGATCATTTTTACTGCAATTGGCGAGCTTTTTGAAGAAGATAAAGCCTGTGACATTGTTACTCTGGCTGAAAAGCTCAGAGCGAAAAATCAACTGGAGACGGTGGGAGGTCTTGAATATTTAGCACTTTTAACCAATTTAGTTCCAACTGCAGCGAATGTTGAATATTATGCTCATATCGTTGAAGAGAAAGCTATTATTCGGTTTATAATTCAAATTTGTACCCAGATAATCAAAGAAAGTTATGAAAATCAAATCGATGCTACTGAATTACTTGATCGATCACAGCATATGATTTTGCAGTTATCGCAAAGCCGGATAAAAAGTGATTTTGTTGCTCTAAAAACAGTCATCAATGAAGCTTTTGATCGTATTGAGGACCTCTATCATCGTGATGAGCATATAACTGGCATTCCAACCGGTTTTGTTGATTTGGACAATATTACGGCTGGGTTTCATCCTTCCGAGCTGATTGTAATTGCAGCCAGACCTGGAATGGGAAAAACCAGTTTTTGCCTGAACATAGCTCAGCATGTGGGCATTAATAAAAAGATACCAGTGGCATTTTTCAGTCTTGAAATGTCACGAGATCACATTGCCCAAAGAATGCTTTGTG
Protein-coding sequences here:
- the rplI gene encoding 50S ribosomal protein L9 — translated: MQLILLQKVENLGDEGDVIEVKEGYARNYLLPKKLAIKATKGSLTQIDILKRKKKQREEKELDAIRQLQKKVDGLRLEFNRKAGEKGKLYGSVTSKEIADKIGEILELELDRKFIDLPEPIKDLGETEVKLHFGKGIYGSVQVQIIPEESVQPDVSKEVKES
- the rpsR gene encoding 30S ribosomal protein S18, which translates into the protein MRSERDSGKRFFRRSRKKNCIFCVEKGPIDYKDINRLGRFISERGKIVPKRVTSVCAKHQRELSIAIKRAREIGLLPYSLD
- the dnaC_2 gene encoding Replicative DNA helicase, whose translation is MGSMLLERNALLKALEILRPEDYYYDNHRIIFTAIGELFEEDKACDIVTLAEKLRAKNQLETVGGLEYLALLTNLVPTAANVEYYAHIVEEKAIIRFIIQICTQIIKESYENQIDATELLDRSQHMILQLSQSRIKSDFVALKTVINEAFDRIEDLYHRDEHITGIPTGFVDLDNITAGFHPSELIVIAARPGMGKTSFCLNIAQHVGINKKIPVAFFSLEMSRDHIAQRMLCGEAGIDASRVRRGLINEKDWPILASAAGRLASASIYIDDTPGITVLELRAKARRLKIEKNLGLVIVDYLQLMSGHIRTENRQQEISEISRSLKAMARELDVPVVAVSQLSRAVEQRNPKRPQLSDLRESGAIEQDADLVMFIYREEYYNPNTQSKKNIAEVIVAKQRNGPVGAVELLFRNAFTKFENLSRRSYNPGVEE
- the rpsF gene encoding 30S ribosomal protein S6; translated protein: MNQYELGMVLRSTLTEEEVSQVIENVKSRIAELGGECTGTNLWGKRRLAHPINKQTEGIYVFFNFSLSPQSVKELVRTVQFIDSALRHILVKEEKKKVAVKENKPVEATVIEDSPEPQPEEVEASDPESNDEQTPSE
- the ssb_2 gene encoding Single-stranded DNA-binding protein ssb is translated as MIGQITDKPELRYVPSGSPICSFSIEVLREKPSSTGTAEEFDVFPVIAWNDQALYCSQSIEKGSWAYCEGSLQIRTFGEVGAQKKTTVEVILKDIFRLQQ